AAGGACAAGATCCAGCCTTCTTTTGTGAAAGAGCGCAGATCAATGAAGGTGAATCTTAAATATAGtcaatattcatatttttttagttatttacTTTACCTCTTTATCCTTTGTGCATGGCTTCTGCTTTATCTTATTTTGACCGTCTTAATTTCCATCATGCATTTTGAGAATTAGCAAGATATGTCTAAAAGTTTgctttattaaattaatttaaaataataaagttaTATGATTCAATACAAGCTACTCGCTTTAGACTTTTACCAAAGAAGAAATGGGTTGAACTTATTGTTGAAGTGTCAGAAGTATTAATTCCATTTACATGCACTGGCGAAAAATGTTCTGAAACCGGACAAATTTTAGTGGTAAATGTGTGGATTgaatttgacaaaatattttgcAATCAAAATGCATATGCATAACTATCATCAACAAAAAATATTCTACAATCAGACGTGCAAGTATAACTGTCATTATGGTACCAAAGGCTCCTCTTGTAATCTTATGTGATGAGgcaggaaacaaaagaaaaatgtagcATCACTGTATTCACGACATTTTTCTGCACAGAGGGAATACGAAGAATTCAAGGTACGCATCAATGCTCTTGTTGCCAAGGCTCAAAAAATGCCTGAAGAAGGATGGACAATGCAAGATGGAACTTCTTGGCCCGGAAATAACACTCGGGATCATCCGGGAATGATTCAGGTATTTTTATTTCGATGTTCTTTTGCATTCAGGTTATGCCTTTGCTATTTACTGTGTTCTAATTCTCATCTCTTTTTTAATTAACAGGTCTTTCTGGGACATAGTGGGGGCCTTGATACGGATGGAAATGAGCTTCCTCGGTTGGTTTATGTTTCTCGTGAGAAGCGTCCAGGATTTCAACATCACAAGAAAGCTGGAGCTATGAATGCTTTGGTAggtgatttatttttttgggggTCACGTCGTGGGTGGGCCCGACTTCAAACACAATAATCCCGCTAGATCCTGCTCTTTTGTTTCCATATAATTAGGTTTCGAATTTATCTGTGTGTGGTGTAGGATGTGTATTTAAGCCTATATGAAGAGGTTTGTGACGAATGAAAGGCTAAATATTCCGTATTTAATGACCTTCtttctcttttgtttttgtttttgtttttggtaATTTCAAGTCGTCACTGAATTTctttatgataatatgtattgTGTGCTTCAGATCCGTGTCTCTGCTGTCCTCACAAATGGAGCATATCTTTTGAATGTCGATTGTGATCACTACTTCAACAACAGTAAAGCTCTTAAAGAAGCCATGTGTTTTATGATGGATCCCGCTTATGGAAAGAAGACTTGCTATGTGCAGTTTCCTCAGCGTTTTGATGGCATCGATTTGCACGATAGATATGCTAACCGCAATATTGTGTTTTTTGATGTGGGTCTCACTTTGTTTTGTTACTACTTAAATTTTGAGATCCTAATATCTCTCTTGTCCCCGCATTTTAACATTGATATGTTTTCCACTTGCAGATCAACTTGAAAGGGTTAGATGGCCTTCAAGGCCCTGTTTATGTGGGAACTGGATGTTGCTTTAATCGGCAAGCTCTGTATGGATACGATCCAGTCCTTACAGAAGAAGACCTGCGACCAAACATTATTGTTAGAAGCTGTTGTGGATCAAGGAAGAAGGGGAGGAGGGCCGATAAAAAGTACACTGAAAAGAACCGAGCTGTAAAAAGAACTGAATCCACAATTCCTATCTTTAATGTGGAGGACTTAGAAGATGGTGTGGAAGGTATTTGCTTACATATTTTGAAAGTTTTATGTACCATAATTCgtattttatattgttattGAAGTACTATTGCCTATGAATTGGACTATTTGGCCCCCGCGCTGAATTTACCGTGTAGAGTCAATTTGGATAAATTCTGGAAAATGGTTACGGTGAAGTAAAAAACCTTTCATTCAACTATTTAGTCAACAAAATGCATGTTTTGAACTGTCTTGTTTTTCATGTGTTCACTCCTAAAGCTATAATTATACCAGTGATTCTCTTAAAAGGCAGTGGCTAAGCATTCCTTGTCTTGGACAGGATACGATGATGAGAAGTCGCTTCTTATGTCTCAGAAGAGCTTGGAGAAACGATTTGGTCAATCTCCTGTCTTCATTGCTGCAACCTTTATGGAACAGGGCGGCATTCCACCATCAACAAATCCTGCCACTCTTTTAAAAGAAGCAATTCATGTTATTAGCTGTGGTTATGAAGATAAAACAGAATGGGGCAAAGAGGTGATGTGAATAAATGATGGTTTTATTTTCACTCTGTTATTCTCCATCCGAGTTTTGTATCCTCTAGAATGAGAGATCTGTCCTTTATCGATACTAATTGCCTTTGTCATAAAAACTCAGTTCATTTTGTTCCTATCATATCAGATTGGGTGGATTTACGGTTCAGTCACAGAAGATATTTTGACCGGGTTCAAAATGCATGCTCGAGGATGGATCTCCATTTATTGTATGCCTCCTCGTCCAGCATTCAAGGGGTCTGCTCCCATCAATCTGTCAGATCGTTTGAACCAGGTCCTTAGATGGGCTCTCGGATCCATTGAAATTCTTCTGAGCAGGCATTGTCCCATATGGTATGGCTACACTGGGAAACTGCAGCTATTGGAGAGACTGGCTTATATTAACACCATTGTTTATCCGCTCACTTCTATTCCATTGATCGCCTATTGCATTCTTCCTGCTATCTGTCTTCTCACTAACAAATTTATCATTCCAGAGGTGATACACAATACAACTTTTGTGATTTCCTTCCTGAGTTATGTGATTCTAAATCTACTCTTGTGCAGATAAGCAATTTTGCCAGCATGTGGTTCATTCTTCTCTTCGTCTCCATTTTTGCTACTGGCATACTTGAAATGAGGTGGGGTGGTGTTACTGTTGAGGACTGGTGGAGGAACGAGCAATTTTGGGTCATTGGTGGAACATCAGCCCATCTCTTTGCTGTCTTCCAAGGTCTCTTAAAAGTCCTTGCAGGAATCGATACCAATTTCACTGTCACTTCAAAAGCATCTGATGAAGATGGAGATTTTTCCGAGCTTTATGTGTTCAAATGGACATCCCTCATTATACCTCCCACCACTGTCCTTATCGTAAATTTGGTCGGAATTGTGGCTGGTGTTTCATATGCTATCAACAGTGGATATCAGTCATGGGGTCCCCTTTTCGGGAAATTATTCTTTGCTATCTGGGTCATTGTCCACTTGTATCCTTTCCTGAAAGGTTTGTTAGGCCGGCAAAACCGTACGCCTACAATTGTCATCGTTTGGTCTATTCTACTTGCATCAATTTTCTCTCTGCTTTGGGTGCGAATCGACCCCTTCACATCTGAGGCTACAAAGAGAGCTGCACAAGGTCAGTGTGGTATCAACTGTTAAAGAGTTCTTTTGAATGCCATCTTGTAAGATCAACTCCATGTGATACCAGATACCTGTATTTCGTGTGTATAGTCCAAAAAGCAAGGGAAAAAAGGGTCATGTTAGGAACCTCCTTAATTTCTGTTGTGCCATTTCTATGTAGTGTCTGAATGAGGTGATGGATATTCATCAAACACTGAAGCCCATGTGATTTAGAATACATCATACTTCTTGTATACGCTGTGTAGTGAGCACTCGTGTCGTTACAGCCCTTGTCCCAGTACAGAGGTTTTTACAAActtgtttatttgttatttttttcgaGTAATTTGGTTATTTATAACCCAAAAGATGTTTGATTTTGgcatgtttttaaataaaagattGATTTAACTTAATGGTTGATGAACAAGTATCCACAGAATGCCTCACATCTTGCCATATCTCGTTTTTGCCAAGTAGTCAAAAATGAGCGTCGGTTCAACTCAGTGATCAGTGAACGAAACTAAACTCTATTTGAGATAAACATGGAATGAGACCAGGCAGTAGCATTCCTTTCTTAGCATTAACACCAGCACGTTAAAATGGAATAAAGGGGAAAAGATTAAACAGAACCAGAATATAAAATTTCCCGGTGCAACCGAATTGTGTACCAAATTTGAGTAAACTTTAGTCTTCACCAAATCTGAGATTACAATTAAAATGCAGGAACAATCATATTTCTATAATCATACttacaataattaaaacaaaaggATGTTGCAGTAATCAAAAGGCGGAAAAATCAAGGGTGGGTTAAGTATGACCAAAAAAAGGGAAAGGTCAAGACCGAATAACGTTCAGGTCTCAGTCTCAAAATTTTGGTTCTTCTAGGTATCAGGAAAATGACAAGATATTCATCAAGTCAACTCGAAAAAAATATGTATCCGGCTTTTAGCTTTGGTTATTCATGAAAGAGCTCTTCTACTCATCCTCTTCTTTATCTACCAAAATTTTCTTGCACGCTTCGTAACACATGAAAGATATCCCAGCTGCAGGCACCAACTTCAAGCAGCTCGGGCCGAGCCCTTTGTACAAACCTTGAATTCCCTCTTGTTCAAGTATGCTGGCAAGAGCGTGAAGCACGTTCCTATACACTTGCCTCCCACCGACAGCACCAACCTGCATATGCTTACGAGCCACTTCAAGAGGGAAGGTAGCACTACTTGAAATAGCACCAGATGCTGATCCAATCAACAGTGTTTCAATATTTCCAATCTTCTCCtgtttgaaaatttttctaTAGACCTTCCGTAACGTGTCATATGCACAGTAGTTGGCAGCAGCATATGGAATCACTCCGATGACACTGGGTGCAAGACCTCTATAGAGCTCGCCAGGCCCACCCTCTTgcaatattttaacaaaagcGTCAAGCAGACCATTATAAACTCCTCTCTGCAGTATGGAAACAGGCTATCAAATGTTTGATATAGAAATTAAAATGAACAGGAAAATTTGGTTCTTTCTACCTGAATGGTCAATCGCGTCTTGACTAACTCAAGGGGATAGGTTACAAGAGTTGAGCTAACTCCAGCACAGGCTCCTGCCACCAATGAAGGGGGAACAGGCAATTTGAATTGTTCTCCAGGTCTTGAAGACAAATTCTTGTTGACAGTGTCGTAAACAAGTAACTGTAGTAAAATTAGCAGGTACAAGAAATGGGTAAAAGCGCAATAGAAGAGtaaatacaagtatttttccataaatataaatatttgatattctcTGCTTCATGAGTGGTGTCGGATATACTAGTCAAATAAGCAATGTTTAGTAGGAGATGGGAATTT
The DNA window shown above is from Primulina huaijiensis isolate GDHJ02 chromosome 12, ASM1229523v2, whole genome shotgun sequence and carries:
- the LOC140990286 gene encoding cellulose synthase A catalytic subunit 1 [UDP-forming]-like: MEASAGMVAGSHKRNELVRIRHDSDSGVKPLKNLNGQICQICGDTVGLTANGDVFVACNECGFPVCRACYEYERKDGNQSCPQCKTRYKRLKGSPRVDGDDDEDEDEDDLENEFLYSQGKNKARSQWRGDDADLSASSRREAHQPIRLLTNGQPVSGEIPPSMLDTQSVRSTSGPLGPGDRVHSLPYVDPQQPVPVRIVDPSKDLNSYGLGNVDWKERVEGWKLKQDKNMGQMANRYSEGKGDIEGTGSNGEELQMADDARQPMSRIVPISSSHLTPYRVIIILRLIILGFFLQYRCTHPVKDAYPLWLTSVICEVWFAFSWLLDQFPKWYPINRETYLERLAVRYDREGEPSQLAPIDIFVSTVDPMKEPPLITANTVLSILSVDYPVDKVSCYVSDDGASMLTFEALSETAEFARKWVPFCKKHNIEPRAPEFYFAQKIDYLKDKIQPSFVKERRSMKREYEEFKVRINALVAKAQKMPEEGWTMQDGTSWPGNNTRDHPGMIQVFLGHSGGLDTDGNELPRLVYVSREKRPGFQHHKKAGAMNALIRVSAVLTNGAYLLNVDCDHYFNNSKALKEAMCFMMDPAYGKKTCYVQFPQRFDGIDLHDRYANRNIVFFDINLKGLDGLQGPVYVGTGCCFNRQALYGYDPVLTEEDLRPNIIVRSCCGSRKKGRRADKKYTEKNRAVKRTESTIPIFNVEDLEDGVEGYDDEKSLLMSQKSLEKRFGQSPVFIAATFMEQGGIPPSTNPATLLKEAIHVISCGYEDKTEWGKEIGWIYGSVTEDILTGFKMHARGWISIYCMPPRPAFKGSAPINLSDRLNQVLRWALGSIEILLSRHCPIWYGYTGKLQLLERLAYINTIVYPLTSIPLIAYCILPAICLLTNKFIIPEISNFASMWFILLFVSIFATGILEMRWGGVTVEDWWRNEQFWVIGGTSAHLFAVFQGLLKVLAGIDTNFTVTSKASDEDGDFSELYVFKWTSLIIPPTTVLIVNLVGIVAGVSYAINSGYQSWGPLFGKLFFAIWVIVHLYPFLKGLLGRQNRTPTIVIVWSILLASIFSLLWVRIDPFTSEATKRAAQGQCGINC
- the LOC140990416 gene encoding adenine nucleotide transporter BT1, chloroplastic/mitochondrial-like; the encoded protein is MMARIEKMQALEVRNNGSLFNSHLGLQWNLQDCNFYPGGGLFASVGQMGNNENRGFKLPYADLFVKYVLLPEGVKILGVQEEEYGLTKKKKKSVGLKVKIRNPLLRRLLSGGIAGAISRTAVAPLETIRTHLMVGSGGHSTSEVFHNIMQAEGWTGLFKGNFINVIRVAPSKAIELLVYDTVNKNLSSRPGEQFKLPVPPSLVAGACAGVSSTLVTYPLELVKTRLTIQRGVYNGLLDAFVKILQEGGPGELYRGLAPSVIGVIPYAAANYCAYDTLRKVYRKIFKQEKIGNIETLLIGSASGAISSSATFPLEVARKHMQVGAVGGRQVYRNVLHALASILEQEGIQGLYKGLGPSCLKLVPAAGISFMCYEACKKILVDKEEDE